From a region of the Daphnia magna isolate NIES linkage group LG1, ASM2063170v1.1, whole genome shotgun sequence genome:
- the LOC116930143 gene encoding cytoplasmic dynein 2 light intermediate chain 1 isoform X1: protein MNKPEELWSIAVNEGLNNYDRNGQPEIQTLFLVGASKSGKTTLIHAFLDKDDEPKVSLPVEYTYIRRTNKYMVKDICYIWEVDTANISFINLLTKSEGLESISVLFVIDLVHVHDLWNACERIEELKKNLEAKPKTIITFGILGMKYDLFEVLEIYSNFFTFKPILNPSGVIMKKNLSTEKKLILCRIAKHYATIVDGHLVFCTRKDRTTMKVAKDLFSHLAFKTKFSHPLRFDLSSPVIIPKGGENKSDINYLHNTFEIQFAHLPVTSKMDDDDPAKDASYANEAIDKERKKYLEKIEKAP from the exons ATGAATAAACCAGAGGAGCTTTGGAGTATTGCTGTAAATGAAGGGCTGAATAATTATGACCGTAATGGGCAACCGGAAATCCAAACTCTATTTCTAGTGGGAGCTTCTAAATCC GGTAAAACTACTCTGATTCATGCTTTTCTGGACAAAGATGATGAGCCTAAGGTTTCACTTCCTGtggaatacacgtatattcgAAGGACTAACAAATATATG GTAAAAGACATCTGTTACATCTGGGAAGTCGATACTGCGAACATAAGTTTCATTAATCTGTTAACTAAAAGCGAAGGGCTGGAAAGCATTTCTGTATTGTTCGTTATAGATCTTGTGCATGTTCACGACCTATGGAATGCCTGTGAACGTATTGAAGAACTTAAGAAAAACTTGGAGGCAAAACCAAAGACTATTATTACGTTCGGTATTCTAGGGATGAAATACGATCTGTTTGAGGTATTAGAAATCTATTctaattttttcacttttaaaCCAATTTTGAACCCATCTGGTGTTATTATGAAAAAGAACTTATCAACGGAAAAAAAACTCATCCTTTGCCGAATCGCAAAACACTATGCTACTATAGTTGATGGTCATTTGGTTTTTTGCACCAGAAAAGATCGGACTACAATGAAGGTGGCTAAAGATCTATTTTCACACTTGgcattcaaaacaaaatttag CCATCCGCTTCGATTCGATCTGAGTTCTCCTGTAATCATCCCAAAAGGTGGTGAGAATAAAAGTGATATCAATTACTTACACAACACATTTGAAATTCAGTTTGCTCATTTG CCGGTCACTAGTAAAATGGATGACGACGATCCTGCCAAAGATGCAAGTTATGCAAATGAAGCAATCgacaaggaaagaaagaaataccttgagaaaatcgaaaaagcACCTTAA
- the LOC116930143 gene encoding cytoplasmic dynein 2 light intermediate chain 1 isoform X4, with translation MNKPEELWSIAVNEGLNNYDRNGQPEIQTLFLVGASKSGKTTLIHAFLDKDDEPKVSLPVEYTYIRRTNKYMVKDICYIWEVDTANINLVHVHDLWNACERIEELKKNLEAKPKTIITFGILGMKYDLFENLSTEKKLILCRIAKHYATIVDGHLVFCTRKDRTTMKVAKDLFSHLAFKTKFSHPLRFDLSSPVIIPKGGENKSDINYLHNTFEIQFAHLPVTSKMDDDDPAKDASYANEAIDKERKKYLEKIEKAP, from the exons ATGAATAAACCAGAGGAGCTTTGGAGTATTGCTGTAAATGAAGGGCTGAATAATTATGACCGTAATGGGCAACCGGAAATCCAAACTCTATTTCTAGTGGGAGCTTCTAAATCC GGTAAAACTACTCTGATTCATGCTTTTCTGGACAAAGATGATGAGCCTAAGGTTTCACTTCCTGtggaatacacgtatattcgAAGGACTAACAAATATATG GTAAAAGACATCTGTTACATCTGGGAAGTCGATACTGCGAACATAA ATCTTGTGCATGTTCACGACCTATGGAATGCCTGTGAACGTATTGAAGAACTTAAGAAAAACTTGGAGGCAAAACCAAAGACTATTATTACGTTCGGTATTCTAGGGATGAAATACGATCTGTTTGAG AACTTATCAACGGAAAAAAAACTCATCCTTTGCCGAATCGCAAAACACTATGCTACTATAGTTGATGGTCATTTGGTTTTTTGCACCAGAAAAGATCGGACTACAATGAAGGTGGCTAAAGATCTATTTTCACACTTGgcattcaaaacaaaatttag CCATCCGCTTCGATTCGATCTGAGTTCTCCTGTAATCATCCCAAAAGGTGGTGAGAATAAAAGTGATATCAATTACTTACACAACACATTTGAAATTCAGTTTGCTCATTTG CCGGTCACTAGTAAAATGGATGACGACGATCCTGCCAAAGATGCAAGTTATGCAAATGAAGCAATCgacaaggaaagaaagaaataccttgagaaaatcgaaaaagcACCTTAA
- the LOC116930143 gene encoding cytoplasmic dynein 2 light intermediate chain 1 isoform X2, with the protein MNKPEELWSIAVNEGLNNYDRNGQPEIQTLFLVGASKSGKTTLIHAFLDKDDEPKVSLPVEYTYIRRTNKYMVKDICYIWEVDTANINLVHVHDLWNACERIEELKKNLEAKPKTIITFGILGMKYDLFEVLEIYSNFFTFKPILNPSGVIMKKNLSTEKKLILCRIAKHYATIVDGHLVFCTRKDRTTMKVAKDLFSHLAFKTKFSHPLRFDLSSPVIIPKGGENKSDINYLHNTFEIQFAHLPVTSKMDDDDPAKDASYANEAIDKERKKYLEKIEKAP; encoded by the exons ATGAATAAACCAGAGGAGCTTTGGAGTATTGCTGTAAATGAAGGGCTGAATAATTATGACCGTAATGGGCAACCGGAAATCCAAACTCTATTTCTAGTGGGAGCTTCTAAATCC GGTAAAACTACTCTGATTCATGCTTTTCTGGACAAAGATGATGAGCCTAAGGTTTCACTTCCTGtggaatacacgtatattcgAAGGACTAACAAATATATG GTAAAAGACATCTGTTACATCTGGGAAGTCGATACTGCGAACATAA ATCTTGTGCATGTTCACGACCTATGGAATGCCTGTGAACGTATTGAAGAACTTAAGAAAAACTTGGAGGCAAAACCAAAGACTATTATTACGTTCGGTATTCTAGGGATGAAATACGATCTGTTTGAGGTATTAGAAATCTATTctaattttttcacttttaaaCCAATTTTGAACCCATCTGGTGTTATTATGAAAAAGAACTTATCAACGGAAAAAAAACTCATCCTTTGCCGAATCGCAAAACACTATGCTACTATAGTTGATGGTCATTTGGTTTTTTGCACCAGAAAAGATCGGACTACAATGAAGGTGGCTAAAGATCTATTTTCACACTTGgcattcaaaacaaaatttag CCATCCGCTTCGATTCGATCTGAGTTCTCCTGTAATCATCCCAAAAGGTGGTGAGAATAAAAGTGATATCAATTACTTACACAACACATTTGAAATTCAGTTTGCTCATTTG CCGGTCACTAGTAAAATGGATGACGACGATCCTGCCAAAGATGCAAGTTATGCAAATGAAGCAATCgacaaggaaagaaagaaataccttgagaaaatcgaaaaagcACCTTAA
- the LOC116930143 gene encoding cytoplasmic dynein 2 light intermediate chain 1 isoform X3 has translation MNKPEELWSIAVNEGLNNYDRNGQPEIQTLFLVGASKSGKTTLIHAFLDKDDEPKVSLPVEYTYIRRTNKYMVKDICYIWEVDTANISFINLLTKSEGLESISVLFVIDLVHVHDLWNACERIEELKKNLEAKPKTIITFGILGMKYDLFENLSTEKKLILCRIAKHYATIVDGHLVFCTRKDRTTMKVAKDLFSHLAFKTKFSHPLRFDLSSPVIIPKGGENKSDINYLHNTFEIQFAHLPVTSKMDDDDPAKDASYANEAIDKERKKYLEKIEKAP, from the exons ATGAATAAACCAGAGGAGCTTTGGAGTATTGCTGTAAATGAAGGGCTGAATAATTATGACCGTAATGGGCAACCGGAAATCCAAACTCTATTTCTAGTGGGAGCTTCTAAATCC GGTAAAACTACTCTGATTCATGCTTTTCTGGACAAAGATGATGAGCCTAAGGTTTCACTTCCTGtggaatacacgtatattcgAAGGACTAACAAATATATG GTAAAAGACATCTGTTACATCTGGGAAGTCGATACTGCGAACATAAGTTTCATTAATCTGTTAACTAAAAGCGAAGGGCTGGAAAGCATTTCTGTATTGTTCGTTATAGATCTTGTGCATGTTCACGACCTATGGAATGCCTGTGAACGTATTGAAGAACTTAAGAAAAACTTGGAGGCAAAACCAAAGACTATTATTACGTTCGGTATTCTAGGGATGAAATACGATCTGTTTGAG AACTTATCAACGGAAAAAAAACTCATCCTTTGCCGAATCGCAAAACACTATGCTACTATAGTTGATGGTCATTTGGTTTTTTGCACCAGAAAAGATCGGACTACAATGAAGGTGGCTAAAGATCTATTTTCACACTTGgcattcaaaacaaaatttag CCATCCGCTTCGATTCGATCTGAGTTCTCCTGTAATCATCCCAAAAGGTGGTGAGAATAAAAGTGATATCAATTACTTACACAACACATTTGAAATTCAGTTTGCTCATTTG CCGGTCACTAGTAAAATGGATGACGACGATCCTGCCAAAGATGCAAGTTATGCAAATGAAGCAATCgacaaggaaagaaagaaataccttgagaaaatcgaaaaagcACCTTAA
- the LOC116930011 gene encoding UDP-N-acetylglucosamine--dolichyl-phosphate N-acetylglucosaminephosphotransferase: MWTILAVNVILSIGGSLVILNVVPKFRDMFVKAHLSGVDLNKKNRPEIPEAAGVISSCIFLIVMFIFIPFPFSKHFFNKEWGFPHQEFVQFIAALLSICCMVLLGFADDVLNLKWRHKLLLPTVASLPLLMVYYTNFNSTTIIIPKPLRFLLGHDLDLSALYYVYMGMLAVFCTNAINIYAGVNGLEVGQSAVIAGSLILFNIIELNGDCWSNHLFSLYFMIPFFFTSLSLYQFNKYPARVFVGDTFCYFSGMTVAVVAILGHFSKTALLFFIPQIANFVFSLPQLFHLLPCPRHRLPRLNQKTGYLDPSVFQFKEKSLSTLGRLVLKIYQLLGLVKVENAEKDGELSQSTNCTLINLALKLTGPKHEKTLAVSLMILQVMCSGLAFIIRYPLASLFYDC, encoded by the exons ATGTGGACTATATTAGCTGTCAATGTTATTTTGTCCATTGGTGGGTCCTTGGTAATCCTAAATGTAGTTCCCAAGTTCAGGGACATGTTTGTAAAAGCCCATCTTTCTGGAGTGGAtttgaataagaaaaacagACCGGAAAT ACCTGAGGCTGCAGGAGTCATCAGTAGCTGCATTTTTCTCATTGTAATGTTCATATTCATTCCCTTCCCGTTCAGTAAACATTTCTTTAACAAAGAATGGGGATTTCCTCATCAAgag TTTGTTCAGTTTATTGCAGCATTACTTTCAATTTGCTGCATGGTTCTCCTTGGATTTGCTGATGatgttttgaatttgaaatggaGGCATAAACTGTTGCTGCCAACTGTGGCTTCTCTGCCGCTTTTGATGGTCTATTATACTAATTTCAACTCAACAACAATAATCATACCAAAGCCCCTTAGATTTTTGCTTGGgcatgatttggatttga GTGCCCTTTATTATGTTTACATGGGAATGCTAGCAGTATTCTGCACTAATGCCATAAACATCTATGCTGGAGTAAATGGACTGGAAGTGGGTCAGTCAGCAGTTATTGCTGGCTCACTTATCCTGTTCAATATTATTGAACTTAATGGAGATTGTTGGTCCAAtcatttattttctctttattttatgattccattttttttcacaagcTTGTCATTATACCAGTTCAATAA GTATCCAGCTCGTGTCTTCGTTGGTGACACCTTTTGCTATTTTTCTGGAATGACGGTAGCCGTTGTAGCAATCCTTGGTCATTTCAGCAAAACCGCTTTGCTATTCTTTATCCCTCAGATTGCCaactttgttttctctttgccTCAACTTTTTCACCTTTTGCCTTGCCCGCGACATCGATTGCCAAG GTTAAACCAAAAAACTGGTTATTTAGATCCTAGTGTTTtccaatttaaagaaaaatcgtTGAGCACTTTGGGTCGTCTAGTCTTAAAAATATACCAACTTTTAGGCTTAGTTAAAGTGGAGAATGCAGAAAAAGATGGGGAGTTGTCTCAAAGCACCAACTGCACGTTGATAAACTTGGCTCTTAAGTTGACGGGGCCAAAACACGAGAAGACTTTAGCTGTCAGTCTGATGATCTTACAG GTTATGTGCAGTGGGTTGGCTTTCATTATAAGGTACCCTTTGGCGAGCTTATTTTATGATTGCTAA